In Musa acuminata AAA Group cultivar baxijiao chromosome BXJ3-9, Cavendish_Baxijiao_AAA, whole genome shotgun sequence, a single genomic region encodes these proteins:
- the LOC103996944 gene encoding acetylornithine aminotransferase, mitochondrial, translated as MSNSLQTIHISHISPPADLPRLFKLDKGRRISLGAVIPKISSCLVTDPRQGSASAKPVTRESKEVMETERNVLVGTYARAPVVIESGKGCKLYDVDGKEYLDMTAGIAVNSLGHGDPDWVNAVVEQASTLTHVSNVYYSIPQVTLGKRLVECSFADRVFFTNSGTEANEAAIKFARKFQRFSHADEKLLATEFIAFTNSFHGRTMGALALTSKEHYRSPFEPVMPGVTFIEYGNSEEAIKAIQPGKTAAVFVEPIQGEGGIYSATKDFLQALRTACDNAGALLVYDEVQCGLGRTGHLWAHEAFGVAPDMMTLAKPLAGGLPIGVVLTTERVAAAISSGDHGSTFAGGPLVCHAALAVLDKIQNSIFLASVTRKGLYLKDLLLNKLGGNPHVKEVRGFGLIVGIELDVQASPLVNACRDAGLLVLTAGKGNVVRLVPPLIISETELEQAAEVLSACLPALDAHASS; from the exons ATGTCGAATTCTCTTCAAACGATACACATCTCTCACATTTCTCCACCGGCCGATCTCCCTCGGCTTTTTAAGTTGGATAAAGGACGGAGAATCTCATTAGGAGCAGTAATTCCAAAGATTTCCTCATGTCTGGTGACGGACCCACGGCAGGGGTCAGCTTCCGCGAAGCCGGTGACGAGGGAGAGCAAGGAAGTGATGGAGACGGAAAGGAATGTGCTCGTGGGAACCTATGCTCGAGCTCCGGTGGTGATCGAGAGTGGCAAGGGATGCAAGCTCTACGATGTGGACGGGAAGGAGTACCTGGACATGACGGCCGGGATTGCGGTGAACTCCCTCGGGCATGGCGATCCCGATTGGGTGAATGCTGTGGTCGAGCAGGCCAGCACTCTTACCCATGTCAGTAACGTCTACTACTCAATACCTCAG GTGACTCTTGGAAAGCGCCTTGTAGAGTGTTCATTTGCAGACCGTGTTTTCTTTACAAACTCTGGAACAGAAGCAAATGAAGCAGCTATAAAGTTTGCTAGGAAGTTCCAAAGATTTTCACATGCTGATGAGAAGCTTCTTGCTACTGAGTTTATTGCTTTCACTAATAGTTTTCATGGGAGGACGATGGGTGCTCTTGCCCTCACAAGTAAAGAACACTATAGGTCACCCTTTGAACCTGTCATGCCTGGGGTTACGTTCATAGAATATGGGAATAGTGAAGAAGCCATAAAAGCAATTCAACCTGGCAAAACTGCAGCAGTTTTTGTGGAACCTATTCAGGGTGAAGGTGGAATATATAGTGCCACAAAGGACTTCCTGCAGGCGCTTCGCACTGCCTGTGACAATGCTGGTGCTCTTTTGGTATATGACGAG GTCCAGTGTGGGTTGGGCCGAACAGGTCATCTCTGGGCCCATGAGGCTTTTGGTGTGGCTCCTGATATGATGACCCTTGCTAAACCCCTCGCCGGTGGTCTCCCAATTGGTGTCGTCCTCACCACTGAAAGGGTTGCTGCGGCCATAAGCTCTGGGGACCATGGGAGCACATTTGCTGGTGGACCTCTTGTTTGTCATGCTGCCCTTGCAGTACTGGATAAAATTCAGAACTCCATTTTCTTGGCCAGTGTAACCAGAAAAGGACTCTATTTGAAAGATCTACTCCTTAATAAACTGGGAGGGAACCCACACGTGAAAGAAGTACGTGGATTTGGGCTCATCGTGGGAATCGAGCTGGATGTCCAAGCTTCTCCCCTTGTTAATGCATGTCGAGATGCTGGCCTTTTGGTGCTGACGGCTGGAAAAGGGAATGTCGTTAGGCTGGTACCTCCGCTAATCATATCTGAGACGGAGCTGGAACAGGCCGCTGAAGTTCTGAGCGCATGCTTGCCTGCTCTCGATGCTCATGCTTCTAGTTAA
- the LOC103996942 gene encoding jasmonate-induced oxygenase 2, with translation MEVAQEWPEPIVRVQSLADAEAIPERYIKPPSERPNLNPGTAMAAGETECLPVVDLGGLRGGAAERQATMRAVSDACREWGFFQAVNHGVSPALTAAVREAWRQFFHLPMAEKQAYANSPTSFEGYGSRLGVKKGAILDWGDYFFLQLLPQSIKNYDKWPTLPASLRETTEAYGDELVKLCGVIKEVLSLTLGMDEGFLHRGFGEPGACLRVNFYPKCPQPELTLGLSPHSDPGGMTVLLTDEHVKGLQVRKGDDWITVQPIPDALIVNIGDQIQVLTNATYKSVEHRVTVNATTERLSFAFFYNPDDDLPIEPAAELVTPTSPPVYKPMTFKEYKMYMRMLGPCGKSHVDLHKAA, from the exons ATGGAAGTGGCACAGGAATGGCCCGAGCCCATTGTCCGGGTGCAGAGCTTGGCTGATGCCGAAGCCATCCCCGAGAGGTACATCAAGCCACCGTCCGAGCGTCCCAATCTGAATCCCGGCACGGCCATGGCGGCAGGTGAGACAGAATGCCTTCCCGTCGTAGACCTCGGCGGGCTTAGAGGTGGCGCGGCGGAGAGGCAGGCGACGATGCGCGCCGTGTCGGATGCGTGCAGGGAGTGGGGTTTCTTCCAGGCGGTGAACCACGGGGTGAGCCCAGCGCTGACGGCGGCGGTCAGGGAGGCGTGGAGGCAGTTCTTCCATCTTCCCATGGCGGAGAAGCAGGCGTATGCCAATTCCCCCACCTCGTTCGAGGGCTACGGCAGCCGCCTCGGGGTCAAGAAGGGCGCCATTCTTGACTGGGGCGACTACTTCTTCCTTCAGCTGTTACCGCAGTCCATCAAGAACTACGACAAATGGCCAACACTTCCTGCTTCCTTGAG GGAGACGACTGAGGCCTACGGCGACGAACTGGTGAAGCTGTGCGGGGTGATAAAGGAGGTGCTGTCGTTAACCCTAGGAATGGACGAAGGGTTCCTTCACAGAGGATTCGGGGAGCCTGGCGCTTGCCTGAGGGTGAACTTCTATCCCAAGTGCCCGCAGCCGGAGCTCACCCTCGGCCTCTCTCCCCACTCCGACCCCGGTGGGATGACCGTGCTGCTCACCGACGAGCACGTCAAGGGGCTGCAGGTGCGCAAGGGCGACGACTGGATCACGGTGCAGCCGATCCCTGATGCTCTCATCGTCAACATCGGCGACCAAATCCAG GTGTTGACGAATGCCACCTACAAGAGCGTCGAGCACCGAGTGACGGTGAACGCGACAACGGAGCGGCTCTCCTTTGCCTTCTTCTACAACCCCGACGACGACCTGCCCATCGAGCCCGCCGCCGAGCTGGTGACGCCTACCTCGCCGCCGGTGTACAAGCCGATGACGTTCAAGGAGTACAAGATGTACATGAGGATGTTGGGCCCCTGTGGCAAGTCGCACGTAGATCTCCACAAGGCTGCATGA
- the LOC103997264 gene encoding uncharacterized protein LOC103997264 has translation MNTSHPPLDLNSDAAGVGCLSGVVRRLLCASLRSNVHGDCSADEGVGSSSLGIEWIAMQKKKKKPPATPCIVARLMGLDSMPVFPYTPPETVTRSRSTNSVESWPGFLCSERSSGAAQIRTPSSFREAPTYLRQENDDFLVMSFTPEDKARSILVKAGDSRERKKGGKNNGAKKDTRRTEQKSREAGKQIQKENVPRRKHSSGKGSVMSSPNKACRTTKSGGSNIKPAKQRETPLTDERGRRKNRAGCSSHPSTDGACSRSFNSRRSGNSITGSLFPSANAEEERKQTSKLEKLNSTSPSCHPETSSRDRGTDLSSEPSTKKSSKTEQASLEWSEIWEKTCMLTEEDLKDSTWTSREIWRSEEAGEIGEVVALEMLDLVLMETVSQMSSNGTRSKNVNGI, from the coding sequence atgAACACCTCTCACCCTCCGCTCGACTTGAATTCCGACGCCGCCGGCGTCGGATGCCTGTCCGGGGTGGTGCGCCGGCTGCTCTGTGCGAGTCTTCGTAGCAATGTGCACGGAGATTGCAGCGCGGACGAAGGGGTGGGCAGCAGTAGCCTTGGCATAGAATGGATCGccatgcagaagaagaagaagaagccgccgGCGACGCCCTGCATCGTGGCACGCCTGATGGGGCTCGACTCGATGCCGGTGTTCCCCTACACTCCTCCGGAGACGGTGACCCGCAGCCGGTCTACGAACTCGGTCGAGAGCTGGCCTGGGTTCTTGTGCAGCGAGAGGAGCAGCGGCGCGGCGCAGATCAGGACGCCGTCGTCGTTTCGTGAAGCTCCGACGTACTTGAGACAGGAGAACGATGACTTCTTGGTCATGAGCTTCACGCCTGAGGACAAAGCTCGGAGCATTCTGGTCAAAGCAGGAGATTCGAGGGAGAGGAAGAAGGGTGGGAAGAACAACGGAGCGAAGAAGGATACCAGAAGGACGGAGCAGAAATCTCGAGAAGCAGGAAAGCAGATACAGAAGGAGAATGTGCCCCGGAGAAAGCACTCCAGCGGCAAGGGCTCGGTCATGTCGTCTCCAAATAAGGCCTGCCGAACCACGAAATCTGGCGGCAGCAATATAAAGCCCGCGAAACAAAGGGAAACGCCATTGACGGACGAGAGAGGTCGAAGGAAGAACAGAGCGGGTTGCAGCTCCCATCCTTCCACGGATGGCGCGTGCTCCCGCAGCTTCAACTCTCGCCGTTCAGGTAATTCCATAACTGGCTCATTATTTCCTTCGGCAAAtgcagaagaagagaggaagcagACATCGAAGTTGGAGAAGCTCAACTCCACGTCTCCGAGTTGTCATCCCGAGACGAGCTCAAGAGACAGAGGAACCGACTTGTCTAGTGAACCAAGCACCAAGAAATCCAGCAAGACCGAGCAGGCGAGTCTAGAATGGAGCGAAATCTGGGAGAAGACTTGCATGCTTACAGAGGAGGATCTGAAGGACTCCACATGGACGTCAAGAGAGATTTGGAGGTCGGAAGAGGCCGGTGAGATAGGAGAAGTGGTGGCGCTGGAGATGCTTGATCTGGTCCTCATGGAGACTGTATCTCAGATGTCCAGTAATGGCACAAGATCCAAAAATGTAAATGGCATTTGA
- the LOC103997265 gene encoding mitogen-activated protein kinase kinase kinase 18, translating to MESHGRCWVKGSAIGTGAFGVVHLALDESTGHAFAVKSVSLSSSPVASVQSLEREIQILRSLRSPYVVAYLGDDTSQEPRAGACRNLHLEYMPGGTVAESAAAAKAKGLPLDEIQVRAYARCVVRALRYLHDVAGVVHCDVKGRNVLLGRDRRVAKLADFGAAVRIADASRGGDGRGWVRGTPLWMAPEVARGERPTPASDVWSLGCTVIEMVTGAPPWPDMRTNDAAGAMLRIGYGGETPEFPARLSDVGQDFLARCFRRDATERWTAEQLLQHPFLAKESVITDPSPRGVLEWANTEFHDDDDDSIKERCTVSSSYDHQAEEMMNCARGRVRELALDGGAFGWCSDGWELIWCSESEEEEIVVDGTCEDRSSSGWWESGDGNGSAGEPSEGGLCSGMRRSASCSSCRCRLCWRRCYCRNGGLGCQHVVGMGKSLVIGCHHLSSLINGNTVLHFLFFSLSLSLLWRLRRLGLMSSVSDHCACQLSSPLKRVACCQLHMWCRRKATRDDFFVGNKIAYH from the coding sequence ATGGAAAGCCACGGACGGTGTTGGGTGAAGGGAAGCGCCATCGGAACTGGTGCCTTCGGCGTCGTGCACCTCGCCTTGGACGAGTCCACCGGCCACGCTTTCGCCGTCAAATCTGTGAGCCTGAGTTCGTCCCCTGTTGCCTCGGTCCAATCTTTGGAGAGGGAGATCCAAATCCTCAGGTCCCTTCGCTCTCCCTACGTCGTCGCTTACCTCGGCGACGACACCAGCCAGGAGCCTCGTGCCGGCGCGTGCCGGAACCTGCACCTCGAGTACATGCCCGGCGGCACGGTGGCGGAGTCGGCAGCGGCGGCGAAGGCCAAGGGTCTCCCGCTGGACGAGATCCAAGTGCGCGCTTACGCGCGGTGCGTGGTGCGAGCTCTTCGTTACCTCCACGACGTCGCCGGGGTCGTGCACTGCGACGTCAAGGGCCGGAACGTGCTCTTGGGGCGGGACCGGCGCGTGGCCAAGCTCGCGGACTTCGGCGCAGCGGTGAGGATTGCGGACGCGAGCAGGGGAGGAGACGGGCGGGGTTGGGTGCGCGGGACCCCGCTGTGGATGGCGCCGGAGGTAGCGAGAGGGGAGCGGCCAACGCCCGCGTCGGACGTGTGGTCGCTCGGGTGCACCGTCATCGAAATGGTCACGGGTGCTCCGCCGTGGCCCGACATGAGGACCAACGACGCTGCCGGAGCTATGCTCAGGATAGGCTATGGCGGCGAGACACCGGAGTTCCCAGCTCGGCTGTCTGACGTCGGCCAGGACTTTCTCGCCAGGTGTTTCAGGAGGGACGCGACCGAGCGGTGGACGGCGGAGCAGTTACTGCAGCATCCTTTCTTAGCCAAGGAAAGCGTAATCACCGACCCATCTCCGAGAGGCGTTCTCGAGTGGGCAAACACGGAATTccatgacgacgacgatgatTCCATCAAAGAAAGATGCACTGTTAGTTCTAGTTACGATCATCAAGCCGAGGAGATGATGAATTGCGCAAGAGGAAGAGTGAGGGAATTGGCTTTGGACGGAGGTGCCTTTGGTTGGTGCAGTGATGGTTGGGAGCTCATCTGGTGCTCTGAGTCAGAGGAGGAAGAGATCGTTGTGGACGGGACGTGCGAAGATCGTTCGAGCAGCGGCTGGTGGGAATCGGGAGACGGGAACGGCAGCGCCGGTGAGCCAAGTGAGGGTGGGTTGTGCAGTGGAATGAGACGCTCTGCTTCTTGCAGCAGCTGCCGTTGTCGTCTTTGTTGGCGCCGGTGTTACTGCCGTAATGGTGGTTTGGGCTGTCAGCATGTGGTTGGAATGGGGAAGAGTTTGGTCATTGGGTGTCATCACTTGTCGTCACTGATAAATGGCAATACAGTTCTACatttccttttcttctctctctctctctctctcttgtggagGCTAAGAAGGTTAGGTCTGATGAGTTCAGTCTCAGATCACTGTGCATGCCAACTTTCTTCTCCCCTAAAGCGCGTGGCGTGCTGCCAGTTGCACATGTGGTGCAGAAGGAAAGCAACCAGAGATGACTTTTTTGTCGGAAATAAAATTGCATACCATTAA
- the LOC103996943 gene encoding asparagine synthetase [glutamine-hydrolyzing]-like isoform X1, giving the protein MIEREPSDQKEREPFLEKIPRFKETGTEFTSSGTRFVWPWIIPVFVVRSLRFPTFVCFAPVIMCGILAVLGCSDDSRAKRARVLELSRRLKHRGPDWSGLYQHGDCFLAHQRLAIVDPASGDQPLYNEDETIVVTANGEIYNHEELRKRLPGHRFRTGSDCEVIAHLYEEYGEGFMDMLDGIFSFVLLDTRDDSFIAARDAIGITPLYIGWGLEGSVWISSEMKGLNDDCKRFEVFPPGHMYTSKGGSHERWYKPPWYVEAIPSAPYDPLVLREAFEKAVIKRLMTDVPFGVLLSGGLDSSLVAAVICRHMAGTRAAEQWGTQLHSFCVGLEGSPDLKAAKDVADHLGTVHHEFHFTVQDGIDAIEDVIYHTETYDVTTIRASTPMFLMSRKIKAMGVKMVISGEGSDELFGGYLYFHKAPNKEEFHREACRKIKALHQYDCLRANKATSAWGVEARVPFLDKGFIDVAMGIDPEWKMIKPDLGRIEKWVLRKAFDDEAKPYLPKHILYRQKEQFSDGVGYSWIDGLKAHAAEHVSDKMMQHAEHVYPYNTPATKEAYYYRMIFESFFPQNSARLTVPGGPSVACSTAKAVEWDARWSKNVDPSGRAAVGVHASAYDPTAPSLLDAKHRMTEVKASGLTVST; this is encoded by the exons ATGATCGAGCGAGAACCGTCGGATCAAAAAGAGCGAGAACCGTTCTTGGAGAAGATCCCGAGATTCAAAGAAACAGGCACGGAATTCACGAGCAGTGGGACCCGCTTCGTTTGGCCTTGGATTATACCCGTCTTCGTCGTTCGGTCTCTTCGTTTTCCAACGTTCGTCTGCTTTGCGCCGGTGATCATGTGCGGAATTCTGGCAGTCTTGGGTTGCTCCGATGACTCGCGGGCCAAACGCGCTCGGGTGCTCGAGCTCTCTCGCAG GTTAAAGCATCGCGGTCCAGATTGGAGCGGGCTGTACCAGCATGGAGATTGCTTCCTGGCACACCAGCGGCTGGCAATCGTCGATCCTGCTTCCGGCGACCAGCCTCTGTACAATGAAGACGAAACCATCGTCGTGACG GCGAATGGAGAGATCTACAATCACGAAGAACTGAGGAAACGATTGCCCGGTCACAGGTTCAGAACAGGCAGCGACTGTGAAGTTATCGCGCATCTG TACGAGGAATATGGCGAGGGGTTCATGGATATGTTGGATGGGATCTTCTCGTTCGTGTTGCTGGATACGCGCGACGACAGCTTCATCGCTGCTCGAGATGCGATCGGAATCACTCCTCTCTACATCGGCTGGGGACTCGAAG GCTCTGTGTGGATATCATCAGAGATGAAAGGACTGAATGATGACTGCAAACGCTTTGAGGTCTTCCCTCCGGGGCACATGTACACCAGTAAAGGAGGCAGCCATGAGAGATGGTACAAACCACCTTGGTACGTGGAGGCAATTCCATCAGCCCCGTATGATCCCCTTGTTCTGAGAGAGGCGTTCGAGAAG GCTGTCATCAAAAGGCTCATGACTGATGTCCCATTCGGAGTCCTGTTATCCGGTGGCCTTGATTCATCACTGGTTGCTGCTGTGATTTGTCGTCACATGGCCGGAACGAGAGCTGCAGAGCAATGGGGAACCCAACTCCACTCCTTCTGCGTTGGCTTAGAG GGCTCGCCGGATCTGAAGGCTGCGAAGGACGTCGCCGATCACCTGGGAACCGTTCACCATGAGTTCCACTTCACCGTTCAA GACGGAATTGATGCGATCGAGGATGTGATCTATCATACCGAGACGTATGACGTGACCACGATCAGGGCCAGCACACCCATGTTCCTCATGTCTCGCAAGATCAAAGCGATGGGAGTGAAGATGGTGATCTCCGGCGAGGGGTCAGACGAGCTCTTCGGAGGCTACTTGTATTTCCACAAGGCACCAAACAAGGAAGAATTCCACAGGGAGGCATGCCGCAAG ATTAAGGCGCTCCACCAATATGATTGCTTGAGAGCTAATAAAGCAACGTCCGCATGGGGAGTGGAAGCCCGCGTGCCCTTCTTGGATAAGGGATTCATAGACGTCGCAATGGGCATCGATCCAGAATGGAAGATG ATCAAGCCTGATTTGGGGCGGATTGAGAAGTGGGTACTGAGGAAGGCTTTTGACGATGAGGCGAAGCCATACCTGCCAAAG CACATTCTGTACAGGCAAAAGGAGCAATTCAGTGATGGTGTTGGCTACAGCTGGATCGATGGACTGAAAGCCCACGCAGCAGAGCAT GTGTCTGACAAAATGATGCAGCACGCAGAGCACGTATATCCATATAACACCCCTGCCACGAAAGAAGCCTACTACTACAGAATGATCTTCGAAAGCTTCTTCCCACAG AACTCTGCGAGATTGACTGTTCCCGGGGGTCCGAGCGTGGCGTGCAGCACCGCCAAGGCGGTGGAATGGGACGCGCGGTGGTCGAAGAACGTGGATCCCTCGGGCAGAGCTGCTGTGGGCGTGCATGCTTCCGCCTATGACCCAACCGCGCCGTCTCTTCTCGACGCGAAGCACAGAATGACAGAGGTGAAGGCTTCAGGGCTCACTGTAAGCACATAG
- the LOC103996943 gene encoding asparagine synthetase [glutamine-hydrolyzing]-like isoform X2, whose protein sequence is MIEREPSDQKEREPFLEKIPRFKETGTEFTSSGTRFVWPWIIPVFVVRSLRFPTFVCFAPVIMCGILAVLGCSDDSRAKRARVLELSRRLKHRGPDWSGLYQHGDCFLAHQRLAIVDPASGDQPLYNEDETIVVTANGEIYNHEELRKRLPGHRFRTGSDCEVIAHLYEEYGEGFMDMLDGIFSFVLLDTRDDSFIAARDAIGITPLYIGWGLEGSVWISSEMKGLNDDCKRFEVFPPGHMYTSKGGSHERWYKPPWYVEAIPSAPYDPLVLREAFEKAVIKRLMTDVPFGVLLSGGLDSSLVAAVICRHMAGTRAAEQWGTQLHSFCVGLEGSPDLKAAKDVADHLGTVHHEFHFTVQDGIDAIEDVIYHTETYDVTTIRASTPMFLMSRKIKAMGVKMVISGEGSDELFGGYLYFHKAPNKEEFHREACRKIKALHQYDCLRANKATSAWGVEARVPFLDKGFIDVAMGIDPEWKMIKPDLGRIEKWVLRKAFDDEAKPYLPKHILYRQKEQFSDGVGYSWIDGLKAHAAEHVSDKMMQHAEHVYPYNTPATKEAYYYRMIFESFFPQNSARLTVPGGPSVACSTAKAVEWDARWSKNVDPSGRAAVGVHASAYDPTAPSLLDAKHRMTEVKASGLTG, encoded by the exons ATGATCGAGCGAGAACCGTCGGATCAAAAAGAGCGAGAACCGTTCTTGGAGAAGATCCCGAGATTCAAAGAAACAGGCACGGAATTCACGAGCAGTGGGACCCGCTTCGTTTGGCCTTGGATTATACCCGTCTTCGTCGTTCGGTCTCTTCGTTTTCCAACGTTCGTCTGCTTTGCGCCGGTGATCATGTGCGGAATTCTGGCAGTCTTGGGTTGCTCCGATGACTCGCGGGCCAAACGCGCTCGGGTGCTCGAGCTCTCTCGCAG GTTAAAGCATCGCGGTCCAGATTGGAGCGGGCTGTACCAGCATGGAGATTGCTTCCTGGCACACCAGCGGCTGGCAATCGTCGATCCTGCTTCCGGCGACCAGCCTCTGTACAATGAAGACGAAACCATCGTCGTGACG GCGAATGGAGAGATCTACAATCACGAAGAACTGAGGAAACGATTGCCCGGTCACAGGTTCAGAACAGGCAGCGACTGTGAAGTTATCGCGCATCTG TACGAGGAATATGGCGAGGGGTTCATGGATATGTTGGATGGGATCTTCTCGTTCGTGTTGCTGGATACGCGCGACGACAGCTTCATCGCTGCTCGAGATGCGATCGGAATCACTCCTCTCTACATCGGCTGGGGACTCGAAG GCTCTGTGTGGATATCATCAGAGATGAAAGGACTGAATGATGACTGCAAACGCTTTGAGGTCTTCCCTCCGGGGCACATGTACACCAGTAAAGGAGGCAGCCATGAGAGATGGTACAAACCACCTTGGTACGTGGAGGCAATTCCATCAGCCCCGTATGATCCCCTTGTTCTGAGAGAGGCGTTCGAGAAG GCTGTCATCAAAAGGCTCATGACTGATGTCCCATTCGGAGTCCTGTTATCCGGTGGCCTTGATTCATCACTGGTTGCTGCTGTGATTTGTCGTCACATGGCCGGAACGAGAGCTGCAGAGCAATGGGGAACCCAACTCCACTCCTTCTGCGTTGGCTTAGAG GGCTCGCCGGATCTGAAGGCTGCGAAGGACGTCGCCGATCACCTGGGAACCGTTCACCATGAGTTCCACTTCACCGTTCAA GACGGAATTGATGCGATCGAGGATGTGATCTATCATACCGAGACGTATGACGTGACCACGATCAGGGCCAGCACACCCATGTTCCTCATGTCTCGCAAGATCAAAGCGATGGGAGTGAAGATGGTGATCTCCGGCGAGGGGTCAGACGAGCTCTTCGGAGGCTACTTGTATTTCCACAAGGCACCAAACAAGGAAGAATTCCACAGGGAGGCATGCCGCAAG ATTAAGGCGCTCCACCAATATGATTGCTTGAGAGCTAATAAAGCAACGTCCGCATGGGGAGTGGAAGCCCGCGTGCCCTTCTTGGATAAGGGATTCATAGACGTCGCAATGGGCATCGATCCAGAATGGAAGATG ATCAAGCCTGATTTGGGGCGGATTGAGAAGTGGGTACTGAGGAAGGCTTTTGACGATGAGGCGAAGCCATACCTGCCAAAG CACATTCTGTACAGGCAAAAGGAGCAATTCAGTGATGGTGTTGGCTACAGCTGGATCGATGGACTGAAAGCCCACGCAGCAGAGCAT GTGTCTGACAAAATGATGCAGCACGCAGAGCACGTATATCCATATAACACCCCTGCCACGAAAGAAGCCTACTACTACAGAATGATCTTCGAAAGCTTCTTCCCACAG AACTCTGCGAGATTGACTGTTCCCGGGGGTCCGAGCGTGGCGTGCAGCACCGCCAAGGCGGTGGAATGGGACGCGCGGTGGTCGAAGAACGTGGATCCCTCGGGCAGAGCTGCTGTGGGCGTGCATGCTTCCGCCTATGACCCAACCGCGCCGTCTCTTCTCGACGCGAAGCACAGAATGACAGAGGTGAAGGCTTCAGGGCTCACT GGTTGA
- the LOC135650189 gene encoding omega-3 fatty acid desaturase, chloroplastic-like — translation MAIWVVSNCCGLRPLPASLPRPNSGLLPAASLKPLKRRPLFSPTVGLGGRREWALRVSAPLQVAPLEDERESGGGSGEPSLKGSDGKEAAFDPGMPPPFGLAEIRAAIPKHCWVKDPWRSMSYVVRDVVVVFGLAAAAASLNNWIVWPLYWIAQGTMFWALFVLGHDCGHGSFSNNPKLNSVVGHLLHSSILVPYHGWRISHRTHHQNHGHVENDESWHPLAEKLYRSLDSTTRKLRFTLPFPMFAYPFYLWGRSPGKCGSHFHPSSDLFVPNEKKDVITSTICWAAMVVILAGLTYLMGPNQMLKLYGVPYWIFVMWLDLVTYLHHHGHEEKLPWYRGKEWSYLRGGLTTLDRDYGWINNIHHDIGTHVIHHLFPQIPHYHLVEATEAAKPVIGKYYREPAKSGPLPFHLLGVLVRSLKHDHYVNDTGEVVYYQTD, via the exons ATGGCGATTTGGGTCGTCTCTAACTGCTGTGGCCTCAGGCCCCTCCCCGCATCCCTCCCTCGCCCCAACTCCGGCCTCCTACCCGCTGCTAGCCTCAAGCCCTTGAAGAGGAGGCCCCTCTTCTCCCCCACCGTCGGTCTCGGCGGCCGCAGGGAGTGGGCGCTCCGCGTGAGCGCGCCGTTGCAGGTGGCGCCCTTGGAGGATGAGAGGGAGTCCGGCGGGGGCAGCGGGGAGCCCTCCTTGAAGGGGAGTGACGGGAAGGAGGCAGCTTTCGACCCCGGGATGCCGCCGCCGTTCGGGCTGGCTGAGATTCGAGCGGCCATACCCAAGCATTGCTGGGTGAAGGACCCGTGGAGGTCGATGAGCTACGTGGTGCGCGACGTGGTGGTCGTATTTGGGCTCGCCGCGGCCGCGGCGTCCCTTAACAACTGGATAGTGTGGCCGCTCTATTGGATTGCACAGGGAACCATGTTCTGGGCTCTCTTCGTTCTCGGCCATGATTG TGGGCACGGGAGCTTTTCGAACAACCCGAAGCTTAACAGCGTCGTGGGGCATTTGCTCCACTCCTCCATTCTCGTGCCCTACCATGGATG GAGAATTAGCCACAGGACTCATCACCAGAACCATGGGCACGTCGAGAATGACGAGTCATGGCATCCG TTGGCTGAGAAGCTGTACAGAAGTTTGGACTCCACAACTCGGAAGCTTCGCTTCACATTGCCATTCCCTATGTTTGCTTACCCCTTCTACCTG TGGGGAAGGAGTCCAGGAAAGTGCGGATCGCACTTCCACCCTAGTAGTGATTTGTTTGTCCCTAATGAGAAGAAGGATGTGATTACATCGACGATTTGCTGGGCTGCAATGGTGGTGATTCTTGCAGGGCTAACCTATTTGATGGGTCCTAATCAGATGCTTAAGCTCTATGGAGTTCCGTATTGG atttttgtcatgTGGTTGGATCTTGTGACATACTTGCATCATCATGGACATGAGGAGAAGCTTCCTTGGTATCGTGGAAAG GAATGGAGTTATCTTCGAGGAGGATTGACGACACTAGACCGAGATTATGGATGGATCAACAATATCCACCATGATATTGGCACTCATGTGATACATCACCTCTTCCCGCAGATACCACACTACCATCTAGTAGAAGCG ACCGAGGCAGCAAAGCCAGTGATCGGGAAGTACTACAGGGAACCTGCCAAATCTGGACCTCTGCCATTTCACCTTCTGGGAGTCCTGGTGAGGAGCTTGAAACATGATCATTATGTTAATGACACTGGAGAAGTTGTCTACTATCAGACCGATTGA